CAATCGTGAAGAAAATTGTGGAAGAACACGGTGGCAGTATTGTTATTGAAAATGTGACAACGGGTGGAACGAAAGTAAGTGTTACCTTGCCCTTATTAATAGAGGTCGCGTGAAAATGGCAACTAAAGAAATTCTAGTGGTAGATGATGAAATCGGAATACGCGAGTTGCTCTCCGAAATCTTGTTTGACGAAGGTTATCACGTGCATCTGGCTGAAAATGCTATTGAGGCCCGCGATTTTCGCAACCGGCAGGCACCGGATTTGGTGTTGCTGGACATCTGGATGCCGAATACCGATGGCGTCAGTCTGCTTAAAGAGTGGGTGGGACAGAACTTGTTGACTATGCCAGTGATCATGATGTCAGGGCATGGCACCATAGAAACAGCACTTGAGGCGACGCGCATTGGTGCGGTGGATTTCCTTGAAAAACCCATTGCGTTACAGAAACTGCTTAATGCTGTTGCCAAGGCAATCAGGCTGGGTGCAACACCAACTACTCGGCAGGAAATTACATCAGCAAATTTAACTGATCGAGGAAGCATGGCGACCCTTTGGGAGACTGCGGCACAATTCCCATTGCCACTCGACTTGCCATTACGCGAAGCGCGTGATCATTTTGACAGCCTGTATTTCAATTATCATATGCATAAAGAAAACGGCAATATATCCCGTGTGGCGAAGAACGTTGGCTTGGAACGCACCCATTTATATCGCAAATTAAAACAACTCGATGTTAAGTTCACCAAGAAGGGTCTGGACGAAAATTAACAATTCCAATAGGAAATAAATACAGCTTGAGCTATAAAAGTCATATTTATTTTAATGTTTAAGCCTCGAATTAATTGTTGCACCTTTCGGACACTGCACAAATACGCTGCATGACGGTGGGACCTGGCTCTTGAAATTCACCTTGCTGATAGGCAATTACGGTCAGATGCGGAAAAAAAACCTCCAATAGCTCGTTAGAACGCAGCAAAAAATCCGGGTTTTTTGGTCGCCCAAAGCGCTCATTACCTTCCATGAAAGTTTCGTAAATCAGCACCCCACCAGCATTTAGCGACTCGATCAGTCGTGGTAATAGTGGCCGATGCAAATAACGGCTGACAACTATGCCATCGAAACGATGGTCGGCATATGGCCAAATATCATTCTCCAAGTCTGCGATTTTGGTTGACACATTAGATAGCTGTTGTAGCCCGGCAAGAGCAGTCGCATCACGATCCACAGCATTTACTCGCCAGTTGTTAGCCGCAAGCCAGCGCGCATGGCGTCCACTGCCACAAGCTAAATCGAGCACCTGACCGCCGCTACGAATCAATTTAGCATAGTGACAAATCCATGGCGATGGAATCCCCTCGGGTTGTAATGGAGCAGTGTTTCCGTTATGTTTTGTCATTTCTAAAATGGCGTTAGCTCCGTGAAGCACTTCAACTGCATGGTTAAAGTTAACTTTGCTCGGAAAATACATTCTTGTAGTAAGGTAAGGTCACCATTTTGCTGGTGACAGCCTGCTTGACCAGACCGCACAATAA
This genomic interval from Candidatus Nitrotoga sp. AM1P contains the following:
- a CDS encoding helix-turn-helix domain-containing protein, producing MHKENGNISRVAKNVGLERTHLYRKLKQLDVKFTKKGLDEN
- a CDS encoding class I SAM-dependent methyltransferase is translated as MTKHNGNTAPLQPEGIPSPWICHYAKLIRSGGQVLDLACGSGRHARWLAANNWRVNAVDRDATALAGLQQLSNVSTKIADLENDIWPYADHRFDGIVVSRYLHRPLLPRLIESLNAGGVLIYETFMEGNERFGRPKNPDFLLRSNELLEVFFPHLTVIAYQQGEFQEPGPTVMQRICAVSERCNN